In the Heteronotia binoei isolate CCM8104 ecotype False Entrance Well chromosome 13, APGP_CSIRO_Hbin_v1, whole genome shotgun sequence genome, one interval contains:
- the LOC132581768 gene encoding putative keratin-87 protein: MSCPSSPGSGATNFTSQSAVLPSSGSKDHVGSPCRVSSPCPNKTGSSGFKGAGYFSSRSLSCYSSKGSKAALGSCRAARYGYGSRRGSSGFGCLGGTGSSYGSYGFRRSGTTGAGTPFITPVTWNETLLQPLNLELNSSAQAVKCQEKNELQCLNSKFACFIDKVRRLEQHNLMLKTKWDFLKEKKRQKSNMEPLINEHVSILKKELECLEWERSQLQVEMNNWRETMEGNKKRFEEESNRRSCAENEYVALKKAMDCIFMDKSEKESKVEALMRDICFYRVTFEEEIGELQSRISDTCVTVKMDNSRALDVACIVEEFRARYEDIASRSRAEAEAWCQCQYQELKTTAAKHCDSLRNVKDELSELSRMVHRMEAEIANVKAQRCKLEEEVAAAEERGEIAVKDAKHKLAELEEALHKAKQDMACQLREYQELMSLKLALDIEIATYRKLLEGEEYR; this comes from the exons ATGTCTTGCCCGTCGAGCCCTGGAAGCGGAGCCACTAATTTTACTTCCCAATCAGCTGTCCTGCCATCATCAGGAAGCAAAGACCATGTCGGTTCTCCTTGCCGGGTCAGTTCTCCTTGCCCTAACAAAACAGGCAGCTCCGGGTTTAAGGGAGCTGGTTATTTTAGTAGTCGCAGCCTCTCCTGCTACAGCTCCAAAGGGTCTAAGGCTGCACTTGGTAGCTGCCGTGCTGCTAGATATGGATACGGCTCCCGGCGAGGCAGTTCTGGATTTGGCTGCTTGGGGGGCACCGGATCCAGTTATGGTTCCTATGGATTTCGACGTAGTGGAACCACTGGCGCTGGCACCCCCTTCATCACACCTGTCACTTGGAATGAGACTCTACTGCAACCTCTCAATTTGGAACTCAACTCTTCAGCCCAAGCAGTGAAATGCCAAGAGAAGAATGAACTCCAGTGCCTGAACAGCAAGTTTGCTTGTTTCATTGACAAG GTCCGACGCCTTGAGCAGCACAACCTGATGCTGAAGACCAAGTGGGACTTCTTGAAAGAAAAGAAACGGCAAAAAAGTAACATGGAACCCCTAATTAACGAACACGTCAGTATACTGAAGAAGGAACTGGAATGCCTAGAATGGGAAAGGTCCCAGCTGCAGGTGGAAATGAACAATTGGCGAGAAACCATGGAAGGGAACAAGAAAAG GTTTGAAGAGGAAAGCAACAGAAGATCTTGTGCTGAAAATGAATATGTGGCACTTAAAAAGGCAA TGGATTGCATTTTTATGGACAAGTCAGAGAAAGAATCCAAGGTGGAGGCTCTGATGCGAGACATCTGCTTTTACAGAGTTACTTTTGAGGAG GAAATTGGTGAGTTGCAGTCGCGCATCTCAGACACATGTGTCACAGTGAAAATGGATAACAGCCGAGCCTTAGATGTGGCCTGCATTGTCGAAGAATTCCGGGCTCGGTATGAGGACATTGCCTCCCGGAGCCGAGCTGAGGCAGAGGCTTGGTGCCAGTGCCAG TATCAAGAGCTGAAGACAACTGCTGCCAAACATTGTGACAGCCTACGCAATGTCAAGGATGAACTTAGTGAATTGTCACGGATGGTTCACAGAATGGAAGCAGAAATTGCAAATGTCAAAGCCCAG CGTTGCaaactggaggaggaggtggccgCTGCTGAGGAGCGTGGGGAGATAGCTGTGAAAGATGCCAAACACAAGCTGGCtgagctggaggaagccctgcaCAAGGCCAAGCAGGACATGGCCTGCCAACTGCGGGAGTACCAGGAGCTGATGAGCCTCAAGCTGGCCCTGGATATTGAGATCGCCACCTACAGGAAGCTGCTGGAAGGAGAGGAATACAGGTAA